One window of the Buchnera aphidicola (Meitanaphis elongallis) genome contains the following:
- a CDS encoding 8-amino-7-oxononanoate synthase, with product MTWKKRVSYGLNTCLSKLQFRTRIAIKRNNNRIIEINNIKYKNFSSNDYLGLSNDARIIKAWKIGADRYGIGSGGSSFTTGYSIIHQSLEEELAEWMGYHRAILFISGFTANESVIMTLIKKGDRIFADKLSHASLLMSSHNSPGTLYRFEHNNISSLERQYCHTVQGETLIITEGIFSMDGDHAPLSSLLNFSKKVGSLLLVDDAHGVGILGLEGKGSCNTQKIKPDILTITFSKAFGVNGAAVFCNHDIAEYILQFSKHTIFSTAMPPAQVYTIKKALKCIQKADDLRDKLNSNIQYFLDQSKSLPFEVTGLHSAIQPILVRSNKKSIDLSSRLKSSGLWINAIRPPTVPIHQARLRITLSSVHTQNDIAYLIEKLYELHNK from the coding sequence ATGACTTGGAAAAAAAGAGTTTCTTATGGTTTGAATACATGTTTAAGTAAACTACAATTTAGAACTCGAATAGCAATAAAGAGAAATAATAATCGAATAATTGAAATAAATAATATTAAATACAAAAATTTTTCTAGTAATGATTATTTAGGATTAAGCAATGATGCTAGAATAATAAAAGCTTGGAAAATTGGCGCTGATCGTTATGGAATTGGATCTGGAGGATCTAGTTTTACTACTGGATACAGTATAATACATCAATCTTTAGAAGAAGAACTCGCAGAATGGATGGGATACCATAGAGCTATATTATTTATTTCTGGATTTACTGCTAACGAATCAGTAATTATGACATTAATTAAAAAAGGAGATCGAATATTTGCTGATAAATTATCTCACGCTTCATTGTTAATGTCTTCACATAATAGTCCAGGAACACTTTATAGATTTGAACATAATAATATTTCCAGTTTAGAACGTCAATACTGTCATACAGTACAAGGAGAAACATTAATAATTACAGAAGGAATTTTTAGTATGGATGGAGATCATGCTCCTTTATCTTCTTTATTAAATTTTTCTAAAAAAGTAGGAAGTTTATTATTAGTAGATGATGCACATGGAGTTGGAATTTTAGGTTTAGAAGGAAAAGGAAGTTGTAATACACAAAAGATTAAACCAGACATTCTCACTATTACTTTTAGTAAAGCATTCGGAGTAAATGGTGCTGCTGTTTTTTGTAATCATGATATAGCAGAATATATTTTACAGTTTTCCAAACATACTATATTTAGTACAGCTATGCCTCCAGCACAAGTTTATACTATAAAAAAAGCACTAAAATGCATCCAGAAAGCAGATGATCTTCGAGATAAATTAAATAGCAATATTCAATATTTTCTGGATCAATCAAAATCTTTACCTTTTGAAGTAACAGGACTACATTCAGCAATTCAACCAATACTTGTAAGAAGTAATAAAAAATCTATAGACTTATCCTCTCGATTAAAGTCATCAGGATTATGGATAAACGCTATACGTCCACCTACTGTTCCAATTCATCAAGCAAGATTACGTATTACCCTTAGTTCTGTACACACACAAAACGATATTGCTTATCTTATTGAAAAATTATATGAACTTCATAATAAATAA
- the fldA gene encoding flavodoxin FldA, which yields MLTNIGIFFGSDTGNTEKIAKHIQKNIGKNNSTIHDIASSEKKDIEQYNTIILGVSTWYYGELQCDWDNFLPTFKKINFCNKTIALFGCGDQEDYSEYFCDGIGILFNNIAKSHVNFIGKWPTNSYVFDDSKALYNKEYFLGLTIDEDRQPEKSQDRVDLWTKQIKKELKMI from the coding sequence ATGCTAACAAATATAGGTATATTTTTTGGAAGTGATACAGGAAATACAGAAAAAATAGCAAAACATATTCAAAAAAATATTGGAAAAAATAATTCTACTATTCATGATATTGCTAGTTCTGAAAAAAAAGACATAGAACAATACAATACAATTATATTAGGAGTTTCTACATGGTATTATGGAGAATTGCAATGTGATTGGGACAACTTTTTACCTACTTTTAAAAAAATAAATTTTTGTAATAAAACTATTGCTCTATTCGGATGTGGAGATCAAGAAGATTACTCCGAATATTTTTGCGACGGAATTGGAATATTATTTAATAATATAGCAAAATCACATGTTAATTTTATTGGAAAATGGCCTACTAATAGTTATGTTTTTGATGATTCTAAAGCTTTATATAATAAAGAATATTTCTTGGGATTGACCATAGATGAGGATCGACAACCAGAAAAAAGTCAAGACAGGGTAGACCTATGGACCAAACAAATAAAAAAAGAACTAAAAATGATATAA
- the pgl gene encoding 6-phosphogluconolactonase has product MKQIIYVSSADSQQIEVWELNSDSSLQLIQILKVDGEPQPIAIAKNNKYLYIGIRPKFCICSYRIETDGTLTKIGFANMNCSVNHLEIDKTEKYLFSSSYHFNCVNVSPINSLGIVQSSIQTIYGIKGCHASLMHYNNKNLFVSSLKEDRIYLYNFTNEGILLKSNIKFIPVKNNSGPRHMIFQKNTNRLFSINELNGSINIWHIDELCNKITFLKHLNIISCKLTHIAWSSDLHISPCEQYLYASNRGNNSIAILRNNSNIDNIKIIGYIQTEVQPRAFNIDKQGKNLIVAGEKSNSISIYSLECTTGHLTFKYRYPTGNRPVWISTCQIS; this is encoded by the coding sequence ATGAAACAAATAATATACGTTTCTAGCGCAGATAGTCAACAAATTGAAGTATGGGAGTTAAATTCTGATTCGTCTTTACAATTAATTCAAATATTAAAAGTTGATGGTGAACCACAACCTATAGCTATAGCAAAAAATAATAAATATTTGTACATAGGAATTCGTCCAAAATTTTGCATTTGTTCATATCGTATTGAAACAGATGGTACTTTGACCAAAATCGGATTTGCTAACATGAACTGTAGTGTTAATCATCTCGAAATAGATAAAACTGAAAAATATTTGTTTTCTAGTTCTTATCATTTTAACTGCGTAAATGTTTCTCCAATAAATTCTCTAGGTATTGTTCAATCTTCTATACAAACTATATACGGAATAAAAGGATGTCATGCGTCATTAATGCATTATAATAACAAAAATTTGTTTGTATCATCTCTTAAAGAAGATCGCATTTATTTATATAATTTTACAAATGAAGGAATTCTTTTAAAAAGTAATATCAAGTTCATACCAGTAAAAAATAACTCTGGACCTAGACACATGATTTTTCAAAAAAATACCAACCGTCTGTTTAGCATCAATGAATTAAATGGCTCTATAAATATATGGCATATTGATGAATTATGTAATAAAATCACGTTTTTAAAACATCTTAACATTATATCATGTAAACTGACACACATTGCATGGTCTTCAGATCTTCACATATCTCCTTGTGAACAATATTTATACGCTTCTAATAGAGGCAATAATAGTATTGCAATACTCAGAAATAATTCAAACATCGATAATATAAAAATAATTGGATATATTCAAACAGAAGTGCAACCAAGAGCATTTAATATTGACAAACAAGGAAAAAATTTAATTGTCGCTGGAGAAAAATCGAATAGCATAAGTATATATAGTTTAGAATGTACAACTGGACACTTAACATTTAAATATAGATATCCAACTGGAAATAGACCCGTATGGATATCCACATGTCAAATATCATAA
- the gap gene encoding type I glyceraldehyde-3-phosphate dehydrogenase, with translation MTIKVGINGFGRIGRMVFRLAESRPNIDIIAINDFIDTKYMAYMLKHDSTHGYFKGTIQVKDNVLIVNNKNIYVTNEKNPEHLSWGDLNIDVIVESTGVFLTANDAYKHIKSGAKKVVITGPSKDDTPMFVSGANFDKYLGQKIVSNASCTTNCLAPIAKVLNDEFGIIEGLMTTVHATTATQKTVDGLSHRDWRGGRSALQNIIPSTTGAAQAVGRVLPELNHKLTGIAFRVPTANVSVIDLTIRQKKSATYLEVCQRIKSASEQDMKNIIGYTEEKVVSTDFNGNELTSIFDATAGLCLNQNFMKLIAWYDNETGYSSKVLDLVELVY, from the coding sequence ATGACTATTAAAGTGGGTATTAATGGATTTGGGCGGATAGGAAGAATGGTGTTTAGATTAGCTGAATCACGCCCTAATATTGATATAATAGCTATAAATGATTTTATTGATACAAAATATATGGCATATATGTTGAAACATGATTCTACACATGGATATTTTAAAGGTACTATACAAGTTAAAGATAATGTTCTCATTGTGAATAATAAAAACATTTATGTAACTAATGAAAAAAATCCAGAACATTTATCATGGGGCGATCTGAATATTGATGTCATTGTAGAATCTACCGGAGTTTTTTTAACTGCTAATGATGCTTATAAACATATAAAATCTGGAGCTAAAAAAGTAGTAATAACTGGTCCATCTAAAGATGATACTCCAATGTTTGTAAGTGGTGCTAATTTTGATAAATATTTAGGGCAAAAAATAGTTTCAAATGCATCTTGTACTACTAATTGTTTAGCACCTATAGCAAAAGTTTTAAATGATGAATTTGGTATCATAGAAGGATTAATGACAACTGTTCATGCAACTACAGCCACTCAAAAAACTGTTGATGGATTATCGCATAGAGATTGGAGAGGTGGTAGAAGTGCTTTGCAAAATATTATTCCTTCAACGACAGGAGCAGCTCAAGCTGTTGGAAGAGTTTTACCTGAGCTAAATCATAAATTAACAGGAATTGCCTTTCGTGTTCCTACAGCTAATGTATCTGTAATAGATTTAACTATTCGTCAAAAAAAATCAGCTACTTATTTGGAAGTATGTCAAAGAATAAAAAGTGCTTCCGAACAAGACATGAAAAATATTATTGGTTATACTGAGGAGAAAGTTGTATCAACAGATTTTAATGGAAACGAATTAACTTCTATTTTTGATGCTACAGCTGGATTATGTTTAAATCAAAATTTTATGAAGTTAATAGCTTGGTATGATAATGAAACCGGGTATTCTAGTAAAGTTTTAGATTTAGTAGAACTAGTGTATTAA
- a CDS encoding FtsX-like permease family protein has protein sequence MIYLSLLISKKFSIQFKKNSITPMVTIISKIGIFLGIFVLIVSFSALNGFQFELNNRILSVLPHGEILSINQPFHNWIKIKNSLKVFSEITSIVPYVSTTALIDHINGIKGIQLRGLNFNNDSESNKLYRFINVKTLKKIKNGSNQIILGNNIARSLSIKKGDWINIVVPNKNYSSALYPKYISMKVLDYFKVNSSMDNTLAVVPIADLQKYLGMGSNISGLEISIKHPFNGIRVFENVQSNLSNNFIIKNWIIEYSHIYHDIKLIKTIIYLTMIFIIIISCFSIASTTLLSISKQINSIAIFKTLGISNHLIKIILLIYGMKSILNVGLLSLLLSIILLLNFKCFIHYIETCFDLKVLSSTVYFIDFIPISISFLDVFLIFCILFLIGLVTSYYPAHYASKIDPAKILKKY, from the coding sequence ATGATTTATTTATCTTTATTAATATCTAAAAAGTTTAGTATTCAATTTAAAAAAAATAGTATCACACCTATGGTGACTATTATTTCCAAAATTGGTATATTTTTAGGAATATTTGTATTAATTGTAAGTTTTAGTGCATTAAATGGATTTCAATTTGAACTCAATAACAGAATTTTGTCAGTACTTCCACATGGAGAAATTTTATCTATAAATCAACCTTTCCATAATTGGATAAAAATTAAAAATTCGCTAAAAGTTTTTTCTGAAATTACATCTATAGTGCCATATGTGAGTACAACAGCATTAATTGATCATATAAATGGAATAAAGGGGATTCAATTAAGAGGATTAAATTTTAATAATGATTCTGAATCAAATAAATTATATAGATTTATCAACGTAAAAACGTTGAAAAAAATAAAAAATGGTAGTAATCAAATAATATTGGGGAACAATATAGCAAGATCTTTATCTATTAAAAAAGGAGATTGGATAAATATTGTTGTTCCTAATAAAAATTATTCTTCAGCACTATATCCTAAATACATTTCTATGAAAGTATTAGATTATTTTAAAGTAAACAGTAGTATGGACAATACATTAGCTGTAGTCCCTATAGCAGATTTGCAAAAATATCTTGGTATGGGATCTAATATTTCAGGACTAGAAATATCTATAAAACATCCATTTAATGGAATTAGAGTTTTTGAAAATGTTCAATCAAATTTATCAAACAATTTTATTATTAAAAATTGGATAATCGAATATAGTCACATTTATCATGATATTAAATTAATCAAAACTATAATTTATTTGACTATGATATTTATTATCATAATCTCATGTTTCAGTATAGCTTCAACTACTTTGTTAAGTATATCAAAACAAATTAATAGTATTGCAATATTTAAAACTTTAGGCATTAGCAATCATTTAATAAAAATTATATTATTGATTTATGGAATGAAATCTATATTAAATGTTGGACTATTATCTTTATTATTAAGTATAATATTATTATTAAATTTCAAATGTTTTATACATTATATAGAAACATGTTTCGATTTAAAAGTGTTATCTAGTACTGTTTATTTTATTGATTTTATTCCTATTTCTATTTCTTTTTTAGATGTTTTTTTAATATTTTGTATTCTTTTTTTAATAGGACTAGTAACTAGTTATTATCCTGCACATTATGCTAGTAAAATAGATCCTGCAAAAATTTTAAAAAAATATTAA
- the phrB gene encoding deoxyribodipyrimidine photo-lyase produces MKTNLIWFRNDLRIRDNFALYSACKDETSIILALFIFTPEQWKFKKISSKKICLIYKNVISLRKELIKLNIVLHCYTSTTFLKSINYLIKFCKLNQVNHLYYNYEYDFISQKRDNIVIKKLQNCSIFSSGFHGSTLIKPGSITNQKGEMYKKYSCFKKKCIMLLPKELLNHVFIAPKKRKITTNKLHYRILSRSFSLKRFDEKLFPIGERKVLKILKYFLKKKFGNYDVNRNNLTLNSTSMLSAHLSIGIISPSQCLHFLFKSYPNVCKYSIEKCSWINELIWREFFKHSLFFFPFFSKQQVLCHWEHNIRWKNDMKTLNAWKKGKTGFPIVDAGMRQLNKLGWMHNRLRMITSSFLVKNLLINWKQGEKYFILQLIDGDLALNNGGWQWIASIGSDSVPYFRMFNPILQSKKFDKQGKFIKKYVPELKIISASKIHDPNLWNKTIREQINYPKPIINLVNSKKETLRIFKLAKYKI; encoded by the coding sequence ATAAAAACTAATCTCATATGGTTTCGAAATGATTTACGTATACGTGATAATTTCGCACTATATTCTGCTTGTAAAGACGAAACGTCAATTATATTAGCGCTATTTATTTTTACTCCAGAACAATGGAAATTTAAAAAAATATCTTCTAAAAAAATTTGTTTAATATATAAAAATGTTATTTCTTTAAGAAAAGAGCTAATAAAATTAAATATTGTTTTACACTGTTATACATCTACTACTTTTTTAAAATCAATTAACTATCTCATAAAATTTTGTAAATTAAATCAAGTTAATCATTTATATTATAATTACGAATATGATTTTATTAGTCAGAAAAGAGATAACATAGTAATAAAAAAACTACAAAACTGTTCTATTTTTTCAAGTGGATTTCATGGATCTACACTAATAAAACCTGGAAGTATTACAAATCAAAAAGGGGAAATGTACAAGAAATATAGTTGTTTTAAAAAAAAATGTATTATGTTATTACCTAAAGAACTGTTAAATCATGTTTTTATAGCGCCTAAAAAAAGAAAAATAACTACAAATAAATTACATTATCGTATTTTATCGCGTAGTTTTTCCCTTAAACGTTTTGATGAGAAATTATTTCCAATAGGAGAAAGAAAAGTACTTAAAATATTGAAGTACTTTCTTAAAAAAAAATTTGGTAATTATGATGTTAATCGAAACAACCTTACACTAAACAGTACTAGTATGCTTTCTGCTCATTTATCTATAGGTATTATATCACCTTCTCAATGCTTACATTTCTTATTTAAAAGTTATCCCAATGTATGTAAGTATTCAATTGAAAAATGTTCTTGGATCAATGAATTAATTTGGCGCGAATTTTTTAAACATTCATTGTTTTTTTTTCCATTTTTTAGTAAACAACAAGTACTATGTCATTGGGAGCATAACATAAGATGGAAAAATGATATGAAAACCTTAAATGCTTGGAAAAAAGGAAAGACAGGATTTCCTATCGTGGATGCTGGAATGAGACAGCTAAACAAACTTGGATGGATGCATAATCGTTTACGAATGATAACTTCCAGCTTCTTAGTAAAAAATTTATTAATCAATTGGAAACAAGGAGAAAAATATTTTATTTTACAACTTATTGATGGAGATCTAGCATTAAATAATGGCGGGTGGCAATGGATTGCTTCAATAGGAAGCGATAGTGTTCCATACTTTCGTATGTTTAATCCTATATTACAATCTAAGAAATTTGACAAACAAGGAAAATTCATAAAAAAGTATGTTCCTGAATTAAAAATAATTTCTGCATCTAAAATTCACGATCCTAATTTATGGAACAAAACAATAAGAGAACAAATTAATTACCCCAAACCAATAATAAATCTCGTTAATTCTAAAAAAGAAACATTAAGAATTTTTAAACTGGCAAAATATAAAATATGA
- the bioA gene encoding adenosylmethionine--8-amino-7-oxononanoate transaminase — protein MNKFDLKFDQQHIWHPYSSIVDPLPCYLVASAKGIFLNLDNGQQLIDGMSSWWAVIHGYNNPRLNRALKKQINCMSHVMFGGITHYPAIFLCRKLIEITPKNLNYIFLSDSGSVSIEVAVKMALQYWKSLGKNKVVFLTVKNGYHGDTFSAISVCDPTNSFHNLYRNFFPINLFSDAPKCSFYSKWDEQDICSFNNLIEKYQDDIAAVILEPIVQGVGGMNFYHPMFLKKVRLLCNKFNVPLILDEIATGFGRTGKLFAFEHADVVPDILCIGKAMTGGTITLSATLTTKEIAQTISNNNKSGCFMHGPTFMANPLACAVASENIAMLQENEWKIQVDNIEKCFRSNLLPLLDHPEVKDVRILGAIGVIECFHVINIANIQKFFVRHGVWIRPFSKIIYLIPSYVIDEHSLKKLIHIISIALNYKHFFLK, from the coding sequence ATGAATAAATTTGATTTAAAATTTGATCAACAGCACATTTGGCATCCTTATAGCTCAATAGTTGATCCGTTACCTTGTTATCTAGTTGCATCAGCTAAAGGAATTTTTTTAAACTTAGATAATGGTCAACAGTTAATTGATGGTATGTCTTCATGGTGGGCCGTCATTCATGGATATAATAATCCTAGATTAAATCGTGCTTTAAAGAAGCAAATTAACTGTATGTCACATGTCATGTTTGGTGGAATAACACATTATCCAGCTATTTTCTTGTGTAGAAAACTTATCGAAATCACACCAAAAAATTTAAATTATATTTTTCTTTCAGATTCAGGATCTGTTTCTATTGAAGTAGCAGTTAAAATGGCATTACAATATTGGAAATCATTAGGAAAAAATAAGGTTGTATTTTTAACTGTTAAAAATGGATATCACGGTGATACATTTTCTGCCATTTCAGTATGCGATCCCACTAATTCTTTTCATAATTTATATCGTAATTTTTTTCCGATCAATTTATTTTCTGATGCTCCTAAATGCTCATTTTACAGTAAATGGGATGAACAAGATATATGTTCATTTAATAATTTAATTGAGAAATATCAAGACGATATTGCAGCTGTAATTTTAGAACCTATTGTACAAGGCGTTGGTGGAATGAATTTTTATCATCCAATGTTTTTAAAAAAAGTAAGATTATTATGTAATAAATTTAACGTTCCATTGATTTTAGATGAGATTGCTACAGGATTTGGGAGAACTGGAAAACTTTTTGCGTTCGAACATGCTGATGTTGTTCCGGATATTCTTTGTATTGGAAAAGCTATGACAGGAGGTACTATAACTTTATCCGCAACATTAACTACAAAAGAAATTGCTCAAACTATAAGTAATAATAACAAGTCTGGATGTTTTATGCATGGACCTACATTTATGGCAAATCCCTTGGCATGTGCGGTAGCTAGCGAAAACATAGCGATGTTACAAGAAAATGAATGGAAAATACAAGTGGATAATATTGAAAAATGTTTTCGATCAAATTTATTGCCTTTATTAGATCATCCTGAAGTAAAAGATGTTAGAATTTTAGGTGCTATTGGAGTTATTGAATGTTTTCATGTTATAAACATTGCAAATATACAAAAATTTTTTGTAAGACATGGTGTGTGGATTAGACCATTTAGTAAGATAATTTATCTAATTCCATCTTATGTCATTGATGAACATTCTTTAAAAAAACTTATACACATTATTTCTATTGCATTGAATTACAAACATTTTTTTTTAAAATAA
- a CDS encoding FtsX-like permease family protein has protein sequence MNLFISFFLGFRYFFSKSNNFFNKLTNVLSIISMSFGISSVITIISVMNGFENEFKNNILNFVPHIVISGIKNSMNKYNIKKDNIVSKYIAHVSEIITSDVVVQSSSEISMGSVLSMHDKQYTMFTPYLTNSNSVNCLKKNYYNAIMGKGLANKLNIDIGDTFRLITPNVNQFSLFGNIPNKRMFRLIDTFVTDNEIDNYQILVNQKDLSNFLHYPKNHITGLRLWLKNPLDVENYLKDFHFSNVVVEDWKHSEGEILQAIKLEKYMMTLLFSLIVIVSIFSLVVSINLFIMDKERDIAILQTLGLSRYNIMLIFIFQALFSGIIGILLGTLLSFFIVNETIGIVSIIKLFFVDFVLPYSIVPSQIMIINLASIICIISFIIYPSWKSATIPPSKRLAYE, from the coding sequence ATGAATTTATTTATTTCATTTTTTTTAGGATTTCGTTATTTTTTTAGTAAGTCTAACAATTTTTTTAATAAACTAACGAATGTATTATCTATTATTAGTATGTCGTTTGGTATATCTTCTGTAATTACTATAATTTCTGTTATGAATGGATTTGAAAATGAATTTAAGAATAATATTTTGAATTTTGTTCCTCATATTGTTATTAGTGGTATTAAAAACAGCATGAACAAGTATAATATTAAAAAGGATAATATTGTTTCAAAATATATAGCGCATGTGTCTGAAATTATTACTAGCGATGTAGTTGTTCAAAGTAGTTCTGAGATTTCTATGGGTTCAGTATTATCTATGCATGATAAACAATACACTATGTTTACACCGTATTTAACAAACAGCAATAGCGTAAATTGTTTAAAAAAAAATTACTATAATGCCATAATGGGAAAAGGATTAGCAAATAAATTAAATATTGATATTGGTGATACGTTTAGATTAATAACTCCAAATGTTAATCAATTCTCATTATTTGGAAATATTCCTAATAAACGTATGTTTAGATTAATTGATACTTTCGTAACTGATAATGAAATTGATAATTATCAAATATTAGTAAATCAAAAAGATCTATCTAATTTTTTACATTATCCTAAAAATCATATTACTGGGTTACGGTTATGGTTAAAAAATCCACTAGATGTTGAAAATTATTTAAAAGATTTTCATTTTTCTAATGTAGTAGTCGAAGACTGGAAGCACAGTGAGGGCGAAATATTACAAGCAATAAAGCTAGAAAAATATATGATGACATTATTATTTAGTTTGATTGTTATAGTATCCATTTTTAGTTTAGTTGTATCTATTAATTTATTTATTATGGATAAAGAGAGAGATATCGCTATATTACAAACGTTAGGATTGTCTAGATATAATATTATGCTAATTTTTATTTTTCAAGCATTATTTAGTGGAATAATAGGAATATTATTAGGTACATTATTAAGTTTTTTCATTGTAAATGAAACAATTGGAATTGTATCTATTATAAAGCTATTTTTTGTAGATTTTGTATTACCTTATTCTATTGTTCCTAGTCAAATTATGATAATTAATTTAGCATCTATAATATGTATTATATCGTTCATTATTTACCCTTCTTGGAAATCAGCTACGATACCTCCATCAAAAAGGTTAGCTTATGAATAA